From a region of the Tachysurus fulvidraco isolate hzauxx_2018 chromosome 5, HZAU_PFXX_2.0, whole genome shotgun sequence genome:
- the LOC113649251 gene encoding putative nuclease HARBI1 isoform X3 encodes MFQGNFVAEGFPNVFGCIDGTHIPIKAPPINEGDYVNRKSIQVICEATQITTNVEAKWPGSVHHARIFRESSLCQTFQQGQYNGYLLGDRGYPCLPYLMTPYPEPEPGPQTRFNLAHSRTRPRWR; translated from the exons ATGTTTCAGGGTAACTTCGTTGCAGAAG GGTTTCCAAATGTATTTGGGTGCATTGATGGCACTCACATTCCTATTAAAGCTCCACCAATAAATGAGGGAGACTATGTTAATAGGAAATCTATTCAG GTAATATGTGAGGCAACCCAAATCACTACCAATGTCGAGGCAAAATGGCCAGGATCTGTGCATCATGCCAGAATTTTCCGCGAGTCGTCATTATGCCAGACATTTCAGCAGG GACAGTACAATGGTTACTTGCTGGGGGACAGAGGATACCCTTGTCTGCCCTATTTAATGACACCTtaccctgaacctgagcctggaCCACAGACACGGTTTAACCTGGCTCACAGCCGAACAAGGCCAAGGTGGAGATGA
- the LOC113649251 gene encoding putative nuclease HARBI1 isoform X1, translating to MWERPLCVELFVQYVWHLNSTYPPWCSSLDINLLVIKDELHRVAGFPNVFGCIDGTHIPIKAPPINEGDYVNRKSIQVICEATQITTNVEAKWPGSVHHARIFRESSLCQTFQQGQYNGYLLGDRGYPCLPYLMTPYPEPEPGPQTRFNLAHSRTRPRWR from the exons ATGTGGGAAAGGCCACTGTGTGTAGAGCTGttcgtacagtatgtgtggcaCTTAAACAGTACTTACCCACCTTGGTGCAGTTCCCTGGACATAAACCTGCTTGTTATTAAAGACGAACTCCACAGAGTGGCAG GGTTTCCAAATGTATTTGGGTGCATTGATGGCACTCACATTCCTATTAAAGCTCCACCAATAAATGAGGGAGACTATGTTAATAGGAAATCTATTCAG GTAATATGTGAGGCAACCCAAATCACTACCAATGTCGAGGCAAAATGGCCAGGATCTGTGCATCATGCCAGAATTTTCCGCGAGTCGTCATTATGCCAGACATTTCAGCAGG GACAGTACAATGGTTACTTGCTGGGGGACAGAGGATACCCTTGTCTGCCCTATTTAATGACACCTtaccctgaacctgagcctggaCCACAGACACGGTTTAACCTGGCTCACAGCCGAACAAGGCCAAGGTGGAGATGA
- the LOC113649251 gene encoding putative nuclease HARBI1 isoform X2, which produces MWERPLCVELFVQYVWHLNSTYPPWCSSLDINLLVIKDELHRVAGFPNVFGCIDGTHIPIKAPPINEVICEATQITTNVEAKWPGSVHHARIFRESSLCQTFQQGQYNGYLLGDRGYPCLPYLMTPYPEPEPGPQTRFNLAHSRTRPRWR; this is translated from the exons ATGTGGGAAAGGCCACTGTGTGTAGAGCTGttcgtacagtatgtgtggcaCTTAAACAGTACTTACCCACCTTGGTGCAGTTCCCTGGACATAAACCTGCTTGTTATTAAAGACGAACTCCACAGAGTGGCAG GGTTTCCAAATGTATTTGGGTGCATTGATGGCACTCACATTCCTATTAAAGCTCCACCAATAAATGAG GTAATATGTGAGGCAACCCAAATCACTACCAATGTCGAGGCAAAATGGCCAGGATCTGTGCATCATGCCAGAATTTTCCGCGAGTCGTCATTATGCCAGACATTTCAGCAGG GACAGTACAATGGTTACTTGCTGGGGGACAGAGGATACCCTTGTCTGCCCTATTTAATGACACCTtaccctgaacctgagcctggaCCACAGACACGGTTTAACCTGGCTCACAGCCGAACAAGGCCAAGGTGGAGATGA
- the nfil3-5 gene encoding nuclear factor, interleukin 3 regulated, member 5, producing MENGNLSVQTSKTDSDVIANVENENVASPRITSNTQQDRVTKPKPAVSFRRKREFISVENKDASYWEKRRKNNEAAKRSREKRRVNDMVLENRVTALNDENLRLKMELLQLKLRFGLISSSSYLEKTQQISSTAGDKHMSEEPNFHSILMSSDSSETEQITLSEGQVSLTKYPSRGSLSDSSDGSSVDCVEPQKNEMKREGSGVHVGVIDIASRHHGRAQNHHHKAQEHHGFHQPASNQRSVILYNSSSYVTKNPADPEQTGSDDPPRSFALETLSEVAQQLASGSLHGPNDQYTKSETDVHYKLEAHRLQKTADPQHQNIYLTDPPALTDVRDHNFLCLNKDVSSSDGDPRSSDKEASTDDESPSSSSSETGQSSHSGQNGEKVKTTTALPHKLRLKQRAVSTEDSTSITSGSLTLLQHGQNLRQISDAPEPSPCRGSVRRGSGSRGGRNKK from the coding sequence ATGGAAAATGGGAATCTTTCTGTCCAGACCTCCAAAACAGACTCGGATGTGATTGCAAATGTAGAAAACGAGAACGTGGCGTCACCACGAATCACCAGCAACACTCAACAAGACCGAGTCACCAAACCTAAACCTGCTGTGAGCTTCAGACGCAAGCGTGAGTTCATTTCGGTGGAAAATAAAGATGCATCGTACTGGGAAAAGCGCCGCAAGAACAACgaagcagccaagcgctcacggGAAAAACGCAGAGTTAACGACATGGTGCTGGAGAACCGGGTGACGGCGCTCAATGATGAGAACCTTCGCCTGAAGATGGAGCTTCTGCAGCTGAAGCTCAGGTTTGGGCTCATCAGCTCCTCATCCTACCTGGAGAAAACCCAACAAATCAGCAGCACTGCTGGAGACAAGCACATGTCTGAAGAGCCAAATTTCCACAGCATCCTGATGAGCTCGGACTCTTCGGAGACGGAGCAAATAACTCTGAGTGAAGGTCAGGTGTCGTTAACCAAATATCCTTCTCGAGGATCTCTGTCTGATTCCTCAGACGGTTCGTCTGTGGACTGTGTTGAACCGCAAAAGAACGAAATGAAGCGAGAAGGTTCAGGCGTTCACGTCGGCGTCATCGACATCGCGAGCCGACACCACGGCCGAGCGCAGAACCATCACCACAAAGCACAAGAACATCATGGGTTTCATCAGCCAGCTTCTAACCAGAGGAGCGTAATTCTCTACAACAGCAGCTCCTACGTCACCAAGAACCCAGCTGATCCagagcaaacaggaagtgatgatcCGCCGAGATCCTTCGCTTTAGAGACTCTCTCAGAAGTGGCTCAGCAGCTGGCGAGTGGATCGCTGCATGGACCAAATGACCAGTACACCAAAAGTGAAACAGATGTTCATTACAAACTTGAAGCCCATCGTCTACAGAAGACGGCTGATCCCCAGCACCAGAACATCTACCTCACTGACCCTCCAGCACTAACTGATGTGAGAGACCACAATTTCTTGTGTTTGAATAAGGATGTGTCCTCAAGCGACGGAGATCCTCGCAGCTCAGACAAGGAAGCGTCCACTGATGACGAGTCTccatcttcttcatcctcagaAACCGGTCAGAGCTCACACTCTGGTCAAAATGGAGAAAAagttaaaacaacaacagcgtTACCTCACAAACTGAGGCTGAAACAGCGAGCCGTGTCTACAGAGGACTCCACCTCCATCACTTCAGGCTCTTTAACTCTTCTGCAGCATGGACAAAACCTCAGGCAGATCTCCGATGCTCCT